In Diadema setosum chromosome 7, eeDiaSeto1, whole genome shotgun sequence, the DNA window AATTCCCTCAATTCATGtattgggtttcattctcctttagtTCATGATCTATGACACTTCCGAAGAAAACCCACTGGTTGCGGCACATCGGCGTATCGGCAGCGAACTATGGAGGCCATCACTTGTCTGAACGTGGGCATAGTGGTAGCGTATATAAAAGGGTTGATGCAACTGTTAGAAATAATGAGCATGGATGCCCACGGTACGGCTGGATCGCTGAATGACACCAAACAGCAAACACCGAATGGGAGAAGGCAAACGAAGTACGCAACGACCACCATGGCAAGACGCTTTGTGACGTCAACTTGGTGAGAGCAAACCTTGGGATGTTTCGGTTTGATGTCACTTGCTCGCTCTAGCCTCGGACGCGGCATCTTCGATGGTGGGAGCCTGACGACCACGTCGGCATGATCGGCTCCTTGTTCGTCCACGGCTGCCCTTTTTGGAGACCCGAGGGCAGTGACTGTTTCTTCCCCATCTGGAGAGGGGTGTAAGGAGCAGACCTGATTTCTTGGTGCAGGTGTGTCATTCTCATCCGGAGGTATTCCTTCGTCACCAGACTGGGCATATGAGGGATTGACGTGACACTCGCACTGCAGTTCGGCACTCGATGACGTCGGACCGGGTTGTCCGGCCTCTTCGCAAGCATTGGGTACACCAGTGGCCATCTGGTTCGATGAACCATTGTCACCCGCATTCTGATTAAGATTGTCATCGGTGCGCTCTGCTCGTTCGCTAGGGCTGGCTGACCTCAATGGTTCCCTCGACAACGACCTCTTGATCATTTTGTTGTGACGCCTAACGTAAATGAATATTCTCAAATAGATTATGAGCAAAGCCGCGAAGACAGGAACAATCACCGCAACAGCAGCGAGAAGACTGTAGTAGTCAGAGTTAGACCAGCTGGTATCCTGGACACAAGTTTTATATTTCTCTGAATATCCTAACTTGGCGAAACCGGCAAAATGAGGGACAAAGACAAGAACGGATGTATAGAGCCAGGAGAAGACAACTATTAAAGCTATGGTCCGCGTCGTGTagagactccgaaactttgtgGGAGACTGCGATATGAGGTACCATCTGCTATGTGCGATGGGGACCAGAGTAATCGCCCCAGTGCCCGGGCAGATCGTGACGACGGCGCCAGTAACTGCACATACCCACTCCTCCAGCGGCCAGCCATCTTTGGCAAGCAGCGCGACCACGAGAAACGGGATGACCGTACACGTAAACAGGTCGGCGAAAGCAAGGTTGACCACGAAACAATTTGTCGGAGATCGCAGCTTCCTGGACAAGAAGACAGAAAGGATGACCAGGCCATTCCCAACTAACCCAACGATGGTAACTAGACAAAAAACAACGGACATTGCTATTCGCTGAGTATAGTCCTCAAAGACGAAATCGTCTGCAACTCTGTTCACACCTGATGACAGGGCAGTGTCATGACCAGGATTTATTTGAAGGATGAATTCCATATTCAAGTGTTCTTCTTCgataatttgtttctttcctagAAAACCCAGCGCGTCTTTAATTCAAAGCAGCTCACTATTGATGACTGCAGAAACAAACGCACAGTCTTCCCTGATCGTTCTTTGATTGCCCTCTATTGGTATTGGTAAATCTATCGGTAAATGTTATTAACCAACTAGCAGCCACTAGCAGTGCTCGCCAACAGTAACAACAATGTTGCCAACAGTAACAGAGTTTTGTTTCCCGTCAGTGTTCAAGCTTCCACCCGGTCTGAGCGAGGAGGTACAAGGCGCGTGGCACCTCCTCTGCCTGAGATGCAGTCAGCAGGGAAAATTTAGGCgggaaaacaaaatacactcgTCTCCAACTACCGtgcaattcaatttcatttcaagatTCTTCTCATATTGCTCGAGTATACAATCTGTCCCAGCAGTAAAAAGTGTTAATGCAATATACCAACAAAGTTCGAGAGGACAGAATGATTCAAGCGACAGCTTGATTTAATTTCGACATGACAGAACTTCTAGCTCATCCattatgcattttgttttgattttttcctttttttttcatcgtccACCTCCATTGCAAATTCATAATCTGCCCTGTTGTATGATGATGTatagaaaatacaaatatttgacaCCCATAACTAAACCCCATCCCATCATGCTTGTGAGctataatataaagaaaaaaccggcaaataaacaaacaatatatctCTCATTTGAATCAGTAAACTTGTACAGAATGAGTTAAAGATACCATCGCAAATACCATTATTGTTTGAattcaaagtacattgtatatctttttACACCGCTCCTCACACATTGCACATTATCTCGGCCCTTTTCACTTCTGCTTTACCCTCTCTTAACTGCCACTAGTAAGCTTTAATCTTCTCTTTTCCCTTAATGCCCTTTTTTTTCGGTCTGAATTTGATGTTGCTCCTCACTTCTGTTTTAAACTTTGATCAAATGTAAATATCCACTAAGTTTTCCTTCTCATTTCGTCTCTCGTATGATACGCGAATGTACGTCAAAGTAAATGAACAACAAGTAGTATATAACTTCAAACGGAAGATACGGCCAGCTACTTTTATTCTTGTGAAAACTTGAGGCAAATATACTCCCTTGAGGCACGGATAATTCAACAAGACTGAAACACTGCAATTCATCTCGTTATTAATGTGCAGGCAGACAGTTAATTAGAaacgtgtgaaaaaaaaaccgataCCGCTTTGTATAATGAAAATTAATAATAACAAATCAGTATATATTTCGGGGTTGTTTGCAAGATTTTGTAACTAACAGTAGTTGTATAAACAGACCTGATCTAAAAGTAAGTCATCGTTGAAACAAACTCTAAATCACCCCAGCGTTTCTTGTTTGTAAGTCtgctgtgtatttcatttcatttcaattcagttcaatatttcaattcagttcaattcaactcaaatcaaatcagttcagttcaattcaattcaattccattccattccgaTCCATTCAATAACCGTCTATTTTCCGCACAACAAAAAGGGGTAAAACAAGGTGTAAGAATACATTAAACAAATCAAACTGTTGTCTGTTCCACACGTACTTATTGGGCGCGAAGCGAAGAGTTTGGTCACAAGACGTGTGAAGCGCAATTTgtcaacattttaaagtaagtccatgATCACATAGAACACTTTAATGGCAAACATctaaaattaacaaaaatatagaGTTAAGTCGttttgcgatgaaactcttcataACATTCCTGCAAAAGAGAAAAGACTAAGCGTATTTGATAAGCACTTCTAGTTGTCTTGAGGGCCTCCTTTGAGCGCCCAAGATTTGCGTGAGAAGTTTTAGATGCTGCGAGACAATGGCAGCCAACGGTTACCTAGGAAACGcactttcataaaaaaaaaaacccaaaaaacccCCAAACCCGCCCAACTCAACGTCATCAGTCGTGCGAGCAGCATGTTGCTATGCTGTACACCGCCTAGACTACCCATGTGCACTACAAACATTATTGTGTGGTAATTAATCATTAAGCTGGAAACCGGAATTATAACTGGATGGTACAGAATGAGATTAATTTATGTGGCAATGTATCTTGGAAAGCGTGATGGATACTTCATAGTCAATCAATCATTATTCGAGGATGGGTATTGAGGTAGTTATGGAAAATTCAAAACATAAGCTATGTcactcctcccttggcggaggtaacaatGAATTAACCAAAGTATAGCAAAGTTGATCATCTACTAATCAAAGGCCGCGAAACGGGGGAGGAGGGTGGGGCGGGGGAGGGGTGCAGCAGCAGCTgtaggaaaaagaaagaacaatcAAAGGGAAAATTCCTAGGTATGAAAGCCACAAGAAAACCTAGTGGAGGGCCTACTTATTTCGGATGATTCAGtttgagatggggggggggggcacattgccCCTTGACCCAATTACGGCCATGAACTACCCTACCCCTTCCCCCACACATCACATAGGCCTAAAAGTTCAGTAGCCCCTCAATAAAAAGCAGTCTAATGAACACTttatataaaataaagagaaaaaaacataatcACCTTGGAAGTAAACACTGCAATTTATATTCTTATAACGAAGATGATATAATAACCTCGTGGTGATTATGTTGACTGCTTGTCATCACTGCAGGTGTATATTTCtgtttgttcattgcaatgCAATCATCACAATTACGGTGTAAAATGAAATGGTGGACCAATGCTTGTGCCACGAATTCACGCACACGCATGTAGAATGAATTGAATGGCAACAACATCTCGGATTCTCCCTTTTTTATAGATGGTAGTCATAATGATAGTGGTAATAGTGACATACAGACATTAAATCGTCAGAAGTATTGATGGTAGTGCATACATCATCCATATTTCAACCGTAGAGATGGTTTATACTCAGCTTCTCAATCATAGATATGGTTAGTTTATTAAAGGATTATACCTCCGGacgattttcagatttttacatttgaacaacgaTAAAACTTATACACTGAGTACATGCAGGGTTTCAGaattataatgattgggatgaggattaagaatgtattcaaaatttataacaaattacaatgagGACATGGCAGCTtcatcataagaatgcatgagttggggctcaaagaaacagaacaaaagaagaaggtatgcaacacaggtgaacttgtcaatcaagcggtattgtaatgaaattaggtctacactgctacatttgtgaaatacgtgaggctcctatgtcatccaCACTGTTCAgtttaatttgtttaagatttttagAGTATTAGTTTCTCTGCTCAcagaccacaataaattccacaaatgtaCACATGGAGCTGTTGCTTTATACTATagatagggcctacatgatgtgaaataaaatcgtctggaatgcccctttaaatctCGATGATTTCAACAACGTGATACAACAGCAATCAATCCACATTAAAAGAAGAGACCAGTACATTTCTACCATTGATACTTGTCAGCAAATCAAATACAGTAATAATTCactacaaaaagaaagaaaatacaagaaacaaaaaaaaaaaaaaggacggcTGTGGTCCACATGAGGCTCGAACTCATGACCCTCGCGTTATTAGCACGATGCTCTGCCGACTGAGCTAGCGGACCTTCGCTGCTCAATCAGGTGACTTTAATAATATATTACATGGCAATAGGCGTGCTGTCTGCGTAGGCTGATATTGGTGCGCTATTGGGGTATTATGTAAATAACCAATACGGCGGACTAGGTATGAATATGCATTATCTGTCGTGAAGTTCCACAGCGGTCGTTCCCCGAGACGCAAGCCATGCACGTTGCGTCcgtcataatgtacatgtagtggtTCGTCTTTGCGTTTCTTGGATAGGTTTTTAAATGTCTGGGGAAAGTGATGAGTCAAAATAAATTGTTGGTGTAGGGGggattaaaggcattatttcaccatttgcagatgaaacaaaaacccagctttagtgcttcaatatAGGccatagttctaaaatgtgagttaggaataagAACAagacagtgtaaaaaaaaaagttaattagtttaatcaatgttaaatgtAAACTATAAAATTGTCACTTATACATTGTCACTTGGTAAATTATTTTTATGGCTCAATATCACATTTAAATATGTTGTGAACTTGCACGATCTGATCAAAGATTATAATGTAATAAGTAAAGGATGACCCACTTACCTCCCCACAGAAAACACTATTAAAAGTACAAGTACACTTTTAAATGAATACGTAATGAACGATTCAGGATTATCAGATGCATATATACTACAGAATAAAAAATAGgtaaaaagataaatgaataggGCCTATAAGCATCTGCTCATAAATCATCATAAACATGGTATATTCAGCATACATGATGTAAATTGTACTGATGACTAGCCCATACTTCAGGAATTTTGCCCGGACATAAGCCTTTTCTTACATctatcactaaaaaaaaaatgcaaagttgtATTTTTTGTAGTGAATTATTATTTGATTTGCTGACAAGTATCAATGGTAGAAATGTACTGGTCTCTTCTTTTGATGTGGATTGATTGCCGTTATATCACGTTGTTGAAATCATTGagatttaaaggggcattccagacaattttatttcaaaactaACAATCTGATCAAAGATTATAATGTAATAAGTAAAGAATGACCCACTTACCTCCCCACAGAAAACACTATTAAAAGTACAAGTACACTTTTAAATGAATACGTAATGAACGATTCAGgattatcaattatactacagaataaaaaaataagataaatgaATAGGGCCTATAAGCATCTGCTCATAAATTATCATAAACATGGTATATTCAGTATACATGATGTAAATTGTACTGATGAATAGCCCATGCTTCAGGAATTTTGCCCGGACATAAGCCTTTTCTTACATCtatcactaaaaaaaaatgcaaagttgtACGGGTTTTCAGGCCTGATCCGTTGTGCATTAGGCCTATTTTTCTGTTAATGTGTGTCTGCAAACATGCCCATGTCATTATGATTGTTTTTGCTGGTCGCACGCATCAAGGTAATTAAAAGAAAGATAATGGTGTTTTGTTGACgtttttgaaaatattgttgaagaaagacaaaaaggaTAGAAGAACAGTCATTGGAATGTTGCATATTTAGCAGCAACATTATCATAACGGTTGCTGTTTATTCATGAGTTATCGTAACGTTGCACCAAAAAGCTACATAAACAAGCTCCGCAAGCTCCGCAAGCTCCTCCATCCTTACGCCcgaactgtgtgtgtgtgactagCGCGAGCAATGCTGCTTGTAACCACGGAAAACAACGTATCAGGATGAGAATTTCTGGGCCAACAGTTTTTGCGTTATCAACATTTCGCAATCCACGATGTCTGAGGTTTACTAGTCAATTTCGGCCAATTTCACCGGGGATGTCATCTAAAACTGAGGTAATAAGAACATTTCTAGTCGATCGCATCTGGTCTAAAGACGAATGTCCTTGCCAGATTCAGTTCTGTGTTAGAcaacttcattcattcactgcAATGTCTTCTGTACGTGTAGGGGTGTACGTACATTTGCCTAAACTACGTTGCCGTTGGCCAATAAAAGGAAAGGAGTTTAAAATCCAAATTATGGAATCAGAGTTAAAATAATGTTACACCTGACAATTCAGACTACATTTTGAGCATCAAGATTGTCCTACATACATGatgcataaatgaataaacaatgcAGCAATGTGTAACCGTCTGCACAAATGAGAGatagggtaagggcaccagtattcggtcaggcaccggtattcggtcacttatcactagtcaccagccagtaagttcaactgtcacaacacacgcaaatcacactaattcacatacttgcacactcattcacaacaggaaactcccttagccccctccaaaaatccatccaaaatcccaaattctaccgtcaaaagtgcagaatcggcgctactttccaaaagcgcgcgcggataaggcccagttttaagagtacgggtcgccgaaaaagcgctaaaaatcgagaaatacgccgttctctcgcgggatttttcgcttatcgcaagcttggagtgtaatggtatcctcaaaaacgcaaaagaaaaacaaaatgtccgtacgtgccgatacagtgtcccaatgtacaagggttgaatgcaagtgtcgaggccccagtattcggtcaccaactgTCGCCGCAacttccccgatgcaattttgcgccaacaaggtagcgcgcgcgcgcgtttttcagctgccttgaacacgcattgactttgaacgcgcacatcgcgtgaccgaatactggagccgatgaccgtatactggggaattttcaaggtgaaatatttcgcgattttgtgcaattctgtgagatatttaacgaaatgaaagttgagattaaggaaatttgatatttttcacgtacattgctgtagatatgatgtatgtatgtattattttagtttgaaaaatattgcaaaaaagcttaagtgaccgaatactggggatgttaccctactAAAATTTCCTGTGTCGCTGTGAGGCTGCATCAACATAGGTCTAGACCTGTATAAAATGTAAACAGCTGTGCACTGCCACTCGTCGTTTGCTGCATGTtgttactgttagtgttagACAATAATTAGAATAAATGCAAAGTAGAAACTACCTGTACTTTTTAACAGTAGGTTTGAAGACAACTAACGTTAGCAGAGTGTCCAGAAGTTGGGAGAGCCTTTCTGCTGCCTACCCTTCACACCACTAGGCACTACCAACCCGACTCTATCACGATCAGCGAGACTCCACCATCATCTGAACGGTGCATACGCCCCATGTTGGCATGAATGCCCTTCACTTTGGGAAGAATATGATACGGAGGTGAGTTTTACTTCGTGATATACACGTGTGATATACTTTGTGGtatacagcttttttttttctttttttttttttcctcctgaaCAGGCCCTGAACCTTCCTGTatgatttttgtgttgttgttgttgttgttgtaatttgtaattgtcaatgacctttaaccttttaCAGGCACAACAGCTGTAATCTCACTCACTCAGACAATTGCACACACAGCGACATGGATACAGACGAGATAGAGGAGTGTGGGATGTCGCAGTGCACAAAGGTAAAAGATCCAGTCAATTAATCAGAAGTGCTAGTAATGTAATAGCGgtcacttaaagataatataaagttttggtattacctcaaaagtttccctgaattcccttgtcttagtttgtgtttcaggttaaagtacctttcatataactaacactgtgagactgagatactcgccccaaagtgctctcatgtcttagtaatcatgcaataatggtttcgtaccagagccgccgccgtacggaggcgaggtagtacacgtattgtacgaaaccattattgcatgataactgcgaccagcagcgtgcagccccatacgcatactgagtagctaactgcgaccagcagccccatacgcatagctaaatggggcttcgcattgtagcttacaggatcatgacagatttagtatcgcgggtaaatatcaacttaaaatccaaaaatttcttcaatttgaagacttaccagttaagttgaagtattgaaaacaggcttcgggcaacgtttggttttgccaatagtccctttctgttcgaattgatgactgaatgtgactcggtcgagaggaccttgggagagctacactgaattgacggccagcgcatgcgcacacaaacatcttatccgttcatggatttgaaatttgttcacatgtgatgtgtgcgtatgcgctggccgtagtaatcagtgtatgtagctctcccaaggtcctctcgacagagtcacattcagtcatcaattcgaacagaaagggactattggcagaaccaaacgttgcccgaagcctgttttcaagacttcaacttaattggtaagtcttcaaattgaagaattttttggattttaagttgatatttacccgcgatactaaatctgtcatgatcctgaatgctacaatgcgaagccccattacgctatgcgtatgtggctgctggtcgcagttaattgcatgattactaagaaatgagagcacttttgggcgagtaagtctcacagtgttagttatatgaaaggtactttaacctgaaacatggaaattcagggaaacttttgaggtaccaaaactttttattatctttaaccactgtgtctGAGAGACCGTAGCAGCAGGCCCCCTTGAGCCAACTTGTCTAGTGCTCTGCAAGACGAAATTGAAATCTAAAATTTAAATTTGGTTTTAATTTCTAATACATTGACATTTAAAGGTATAACTCACACAtttcagagtaaaaaaaaagaaaaaagaaaaaaagtcagaaCAAGTCAGAACAAGCAGAATTCTAAGAAATTCCAGAGAGTTACATTGTAAGTGGACTAATCCTCTGACATTGCATAAATGCGGAATATTTAGTTAGGAAGTCTAATGATAATGCAATGTAATAATAATGTGAATTTATTTCTTACGTTTTGTGCACACAAAATTTAACCATCAGTAGGGTCAAAATTAggaacatttatttcatttacaggCTGGGTCATCAAAGATTCATTCTGTCAAGATTTTGATCTGTGTTTCCTTGCTTGTAATGTCCTCTTTCTAGGCAAAATTGTAAAGTGAAGTGATCTCCATTATGTCCAGTACTTGATTGAATTTGCAGATTTTACGAACAAATGTGTTAAAATATTTTGATACTCTGCTTTTGAAGTTACACTAGAAAAGATGCTGTGGAATTCATGATATAAAGTGATATTCTGCTCTGTCTGTGTGAGATTCAATGCAGATCTTGCTGGATTACTCCAATACAGCTGTACTTGTGTGATTGCACAATAGCACTTTCCCAACTGCTTGtgattgatgttgttgttgttgatatcctGCACAGCTGGTGAAAGAGTTCAACGTCGAGACGGCACGCTACCACGACCTGGTGCTGACCCTGGGTGGCTCCAGCGACTCAGACTACCTGAGGGACGAATTGAAGCGGACGCGGAAGAACACCTTTGACATGGCCAAGAAGAGCATGCGCAAGTTGCTACCACACCTGAAAGAGTGAGCTGGTTTCTCAGATTAATCTTCTTCCTCAGATGATTTTCAAATGATAGTGAATGATTTTCTAAATATGAGTAATACCACACAAACTCTTTATTTCAAACAATGTTACTTAAACAATCTCCCCCACAGTCTGTCTTCCCCCTCccaataaaaagagaaaaccccttaaacaaaacaaagcaaaacaagaagAGAGATATGTGTAAAATCACTCATGAAGAAATACTTTCCTTGCATTTCCAACCCAAGTCTTATTATCAAAGTACATTTCTGCAACATTCCAAGGATCTGATTCCATTTAGATCAGAGGGTTCTTTTAGCAGAGATAGTCAAATTGTAGGGGCAAGCATTTGAAGTATATGCAAGGACTAAGAGATTCAACCCTAAAATCATCAGTACAATTACGTCGAGCTTTCTGAAACATTCTTGTGTGGAAGAGAAAAGTTCAGTATTACCTGAGGACTCTCTTCTTGGTGTTCAAGGTCAACATTGAGGATCAACTTGCTTCCAAAAGAACTTCTTCCCAGGATCTGATGGTAAATTCAGTCTTTTGGAAGCTACACTTGTAGTCCAGTTCAGCGTAGTCCCCACTATTGTTTTCTAACATTCATACCAGGAATGTACTATTATCCACATTTTAGATCCAGTATTTGACCTTCACCCAAATCTTCAACTCTAAAGTTAGTCCCAATGTATAGACCCTTTATCTCAAGTCTGAATTCTAAACCTCAATTCAAAGTAATGATTATCTAGATCTGTCGGGACTCTAAGAGAAATTATATCAATTAGGACTTGTCAAAATCACTGTGTACTTTAATATTTGCATGCCCATTTTTATAATTTGTCCAACTtcattgggtgatttcaagttcggtgctagtactagtgctatctcagcactagcaccggcgataaaaccaaacttgaaatcacgtcggtgttgggagttgacctcaaaattatgacgtatttccggtagttggtgctgggctcggtgttgaatgtcgtctgctgaaccgagctccgccgtttgtgttagcgatttacgtgctttttccccattgactaacactagcccctagggattatcattttcttcatttcaagttcggtgctggtgttTGCATTGCCGTGTGAGACACGTATTCACTTCAGTAATAGATGCACATtttacgtgcaaagtctatgctaatgTAGCGGTTGCCCACGTAAAGAACACGAACACTCCAGACATGGCTATATAAATCTGAGCCTGAGAGTAAAATTAAGATAGTTGTATTTTGGGGagtggatgaaatttgtggcattttaatcaATCTTTCTCACTATGTGTCTTAAACTAAGAAGTTTTGGCTATATCTTTTAACATTTGACTGTAATCACGCGCCATCACTTTGTTCGTCACGCGCCTTCACTTTTTTCGTCGTGCAATTCCCGCGGAGCTCGCGGTGCTGTGATCCAATACCTAGTGCTGGTGATGgataattttgatcggtatcacctcgttaatctgaccgtcggtgttggaggTCAATTTAACGCTGTTATTTGggggctagcactagcactagcactagcaccgaacttgaaatcacccattgtattgtaattttggctctcttttctgtttttttttttttttttttaatagttttggCAGCATTACTTGTGAGCATGTTCACAATCtatgttctgtattttttttttctctccctcccatAATTCACCCTCTTTACTACCAGTAAATTTGACTTCAAGTCGGAGCGCTCTGAGTACGAGCGACTGTGGAACATGTTCTCCGCCTGTCTCGAAGTGTTTGAGGGCCACATGAGGAAATCCCTGGAACTGGTCCGGTCGTTTCCTATCCATGCAGGTCA includes these proteins:
- the LOC140230556 gene encoding muscarinic acetylcholine receptor M4-like gives rise to the protein MEFILQINPGHDTALSSGVNRVADDFVFEDYTQRIAMSVVFCLVTIVGLVGNGLVILSVFLSRKLRSPTNCFVVNLAFADLFTCTVIPFLVVALLAKDGWPLEEWVCAVTGAVVTICPGTGAITLVPIAHSRWYLISQSPTKFRSLYTTRTIALIVVFSWLYTSVLVFVPHFAGFAKLGYSEKYKTCVQDTSWSNSDYYSLLAAVAVIVPVFAALLIIYLRIFIYVRRHNKMIKRSLSREPLRSASPSERAERTDDNLNQNAGDNGSSNQMATGVPNACEEAGQPGPTSSSAELQCECHVNPSYAQSGDEGIPPDENDTPAPRNQVCSLHPSPDGEETVTALGSPKRAAVDEQGADHADVVVRLPPSKMPRPRLERASDIKPKHPKVCSHQVDVTKRLAMVVVAYFVCLLPFGVCCLVSFSDPAVPWASMLIISNSCINPFIYATTMPTFRQVMASIVRCRYADVPQPVGFLRKCHRS
- the LOC140231000 gene encoding regulator of G-protein signaling 9-binding protein-like gives rise to the protein MNALHFGKNMIRRHNSCNLTHSDNCTHSDMDTDEIEECGMSQCTKLVKEFNVETARYHDLVLTLGGSSDSDYLRDELKRTRKNTFDMAKKSMRKLLPHLKDKFDFKSERSEYERLWNMFSACLEVFEGHMRKSLELVRSFPIHAGNKVLINTGVMEPLGVDNIPVNVENLDIPSIDKMVLEREDIRLLERDILELRNLMSEMHRRVDIKPWTIEPPRDYKLDTKSQASLNSETASSTGFDPQYDARQRRKCTFLVSVALVTLVAFTIVLIICLVRLEG